In the genome of Cetobacterium ceti, one region contains:
- the thiH gene encoding 2-iminoacetate synthase ThiH produces MFYNIIEKYKNFNYDNFFSSISEEKIKTIINNSGNKNLDDLDFLSLLSPNISNEILEIMGEKANEISTQYFGKEIHLYAPLYISNICDNECTYCGFKHSNKIKRRHLTLEEIEKEAIYIKENLKVDSIVLLTGESSVNTLEYLALAIKLLKKYFSIVVIEIQPLEEHEYKYLYEAGLDGLTVYQECYDEKLYKDYHLMGEKSDYLNRLQTPELGGNSNLKYINIGALFGLGNPISESFLSGLHGKYLMKKYLNSEISISLPRIREAFNNIKAKYILNDRYFVQILLAYRIAFPTLGINISTREESYFRDNLIPLGVTKFSGGSITEVGGYSLYHTSSEQFEISDNRSIEEVSNKIKSLGYNPIFKNWVSL; encoded by the coding sequence ATGTTTTATAATATTATTGAAAAGTATAAAAATTTTAATTATGACAATTTTTTCTCTAGCATCAGTGAAGAAAAAATAAAAACTATTATTAATAATAGTGGAAATAAAAATTTAGATGATTTAGATTTTTTATCTCTACTTTCTCCAAATATTTCCAATGAAATTTTAGAAATCATGGGGGAAAAAGCCAATGAAATTTCAACTCAATATTTTGGAAAAGAAATTCATCTCTATGCTCCACTTTATATTTCTAACATTTGCGATAATGAGTGTACCTATTGTGGTTTTAAACATTCTAATAAAATTAAAAGAAGACATTTAACTTTAGAAGAAATTGAAAAAGAAGCTATATACATCAAAGAAAATTTAAAAGTTGACTCTATAGTTCTTTTAACAGGAGAAAGCTCTGTGAATACTTTAGAATATTTGGCCTTAGCTATTAAGCTTTTAAAAAAATATTTTTCCATAGTTGTAATAGAAATTCAACCTTTAGAGGAACATGAATATAAGTATTTATATGAAGCTGGCCTTGATGGCCTTACTGTCTATCAAGAATGTTATGATGAAAAGCTTTATAAAGATTATCATCTAATGGGAGAAAAAAGTGATTATCTAAATAGACTTCAAACTCCTGAATTAGGAGGTAATAGTAATTTAAAATATATCAATATTGGAGCTCTATTTGGTCTTGGAAATCCTATAAGTGAAAGTTTTTTAAGTGGTCTTCATGGAAAGTATTTAATGAAAAAATATTTAAATTCTGAAATTTCAATATCTCTTCCTAGAATACGAGAGGCTTTTAATAATATAAAAGCAAAGTATATTTTAAACGATAGATATTTTGTTCAAATTCTTTTAGCCTATAGAATAGCTTTTCCTACTCTTGGAATTAATATTTCCACAAGGGAGGAAAGTTATTTTAGGGATAATTTAATTCCTCTTGGAGTCACTAAATTTTCAGGAGGTTCTATAACTGAAGTGGGAGGATATTCTCTTTATCACACCTCTTCAGAACAATTTGAAATTAGTGATAATCGTTCCATTGAAGAAGTTTCTAATAAAATTAAAAGTTTGGGATATAATCCTATTTTTAAAAATTGGGTGAGCCTATGA
- a CDS encoding calcium/sodium antiporter → MVYLLLLVSFVILIKGADIFIEGSAKVAKIFKIPELIIGIVIVGFGTSAPELAVNIAAVFKGSNEMAVGNIVGSNVFNILFIVGAIAFFKPMSIDDKLATFDFPISVLAAILLPFFALSGRYLPFNSGFSRLDGIILLLIFAYYCKETISRSLVDQKLKDKKIMLYQIAEGSFSLTKHLEGGDSEKPTKKALTKDIILIIVGLVCVIKGGDMVVEYASRIAVDFGMSNHLVGLTIVGIGTSLPELVVSIIAAKRGQQDIVLGNVVGSNTFNILFTLGITMLLRPIAVNESMIVDTVTVALATTAVGMIALANKSIGKKMSVAFVVIYLIYMGNVIINA, encoded by the coding sequence ATGGTTTATCTTTTATTATTAGTTTCATTTGTTATTTTAATTAAGGGAGCAGATATTTTCATTGAAGGTTCAGCAAAAGTTGCTAAAATTTTCAAAATACCAGAATTGATTATAGGTATTGTAATTGTTGGATTTGGAACATCTGCACCAGAACTTGCAGTAAATATTGCAGCGGTATTTAAGGGATCAAATGAAATGGCCGTTGGAAATATAGTAGGGTCAAATGTATTTAATATTTTATTTATTGTTGGAGCAATAGCATTCTTTAAGCCTATGAGTATAGACGATAAGTTAGCTACATTTGATTTTCCTATATCTGTATTGGCAGCAATTTTATTACCTTTCTTTGCATTAAGTGGAAGATATCTACCTTTTAACAGTGGATTTTCAAGACTTGATGGAATTATTTTACTTTTAATCTTTGCTTATTATTGTAAAGAAACAATTTCTAGATCTTTAGTTGACCAAAAACTTAAAGATAAGAAAATAATGCTTTATCAAATTGCAGAGGGAAGTTTTTCACTTACTAAGCATTTGGAAGGTGGAGATAGTGAAAAACCAACAAAGAAAGCATTGACAAAGGATATTATCCTAATTATAGTTGGTCTTGTATGTGTTATTAAAGGTGGAGATATGGTTGTTGAATATGCTTCAAGAATAGCAGTAGACTTTGGAATGAGTAATCATTTAGTTGGATTAACTATAGTTGGTATTGGAACTTCATTACCAGAACTTGTAGTTTCAATAATTGCAGCAAAAAGAGGACAACAAGATATAGTTCTTGGAAATGTTGTAGGTTCAAACACATTTAATATTTTATTCACTTTAGGTATTACTATGCTTTTAAGACCAATAGCAGTAAATGAATCTATGATAGTAGATACAGTTACAGTAGCTCTTGCTACAACAGCAGTTGGTATGATAGCTTTAGCTAATAAAAGTATTGGGAAGAAAATGTCTGTGGCCTTTGTAGTTATATATTTAATTTATATGGGTAATGTAATAATTAATGCGTAA
- the thiE gene encoding thiamine phosphate synthase, with translation MNKIPLGIYGITDSKSGKNKNILQYTEDLLQGGVKIIQYREKKKSMKEKYQEALLLKKLVDRYNGIFIINDHVDLAILVDAHGVHIGQDDLPISFIRSLLGENKIIGLSTHSIEEGKKAISDGADYIGIGPIFSTETKEDVISPIGMEYLKYAIENFKIPFVAIGGIKEKNIESLLDLGVERIALVSELVGDKNTYEKTLKIKNIIEKKIP, from the coding sequence ATGAATAAAATACCATTGGGAATTTATGGAATTACAGATTCAAAATCTGGAAAAAATAAAAATATTTTACAGTATACCGAGGACCTTTTACAAGGTGGCGTTAAAATTATTCAATATAGAGAAAAGAAAAAATCTATGAAAGAAAAATACCAAGAAGCTCTTCTTTTAAAAAAATTAGTCGATAGATATAATGGTATTTTCATTATAAATGACCATGTTGATCTAGCTATTTTAGTTGATGCCCACGGAGTACACATCGGTCAAGATGATCTTCCCATATCTTTTATTAGATCTTTACTTGGAGAAAATAAAATAATTGGACTTTCCACCCATTCCATTGAAGAGGGAAAAAAAGCTATTTCTGATGGGGCTGATTATATTGGTATAGGTCCTATTTTTTCAACTGAAACAAAGGAAGATGTCATCTCTCCCATTGGTATGGAATATTTAAAATATGCCATTGAGAATTTTAAAATTCCCTTTGTAGCCATAGGGGGAATTAAAGAAAAAAACATTGAATCTTTATTAGATTTAGGTGTTGAAAGAATCGCCCTTGTTTCTGAACTTGTAGGTGATAAAAATACATATGAAAAAACCTTAAAAATAAAAAATATTATAGAAAAAAAAATACCGTAG
- a CDS encoding PTS sugar transporter subunit IIA encodes MLGFFKKDKEIIVNSPLNGEVTNLNNVPDKTFTSNIIGEGVAIIPEDGSIHAPLDCSVEIFKTNHLLIFEPKKGVYVVLHFGVGTSLLGGEGFERIVEFTHGKNVKSGEELVKYDLDYINKNAKSSITPFIVSNEKVSKVEILVPEGQKVKVGEPLLKITLK; translated from the coding sequence ATGTTAGGATTTTTTAAAAAAGATAAAGAAATAATTGTAAACTCACCATTAAATGGAGAAGTTACAAATTTAAATAATGTACCAGATAAAACTTTTACAAGTAATATTATAGGAGAGGGAGTTGCAATAATTCCTGAAGATGGAAGTATCCATGCTCCTTTAGACTGTTCTGTGGAAATATTTAAAACAAATCATCTATTAATATTTGAACCTAAAAAGGGAGTTTATGTTGTACTTCACTTTGGAGTTGGGACTTCTCTTTTAGGAGGAGAGGGATTTGAAAGAATAGTTGAGTTTACCCATGGAAAAAATGTAAAATCTGGAGAAGAACTTGTAAAATATGATTTAGATTATATAAATAAAAATGCAAAATCTTCAATAACTCCATTTATTGTAAGTAATGAAAAAGTTTCGAAGGTTGAAATTTTAGTTCCAGAGGGACAAAAAGTTAAAGTTGGAGAGCCATTATTAAAAATAACATTAAAATAA
- the thiF gene encoding sulfur carrier protein ThiS adenylyltransferase ThiF has protein sequence MKIGLFGCGGIGSNIAMNLVREGFDNFILIDFDKIERSNLNRQFYFENQIGNYKSLTLKENLLSINSTLSLEAHVEKISKENIKFYVDKCDILVEAFDEKNMKELLMENSNGKYFISANGIGGDNLENIEIKKIKRNFIVGDFHSDIKNFNTHCSKVIYISAIMSNIISKILKGEINE, from the coding sequence ATGAAAATTGGATTATTTGGTTGTGGAGGAATCGGTTCTAATATAGCTATGAATTTAGTTCGAGAGGGATTTGATAATTTTATTTTAATTGATTTTGATAAAATTGAAAGATCCAATTTAAACAGACAATTTTATTTTGAAAATCAAATTGGAAATTATAAATCTCTTACTTTAAAAGAGAATCTTTTAAGTATAAACTCTACTCTTTCCTTAGAAGCCCATGTGGAAAAAATTTCTAAGGAAAATATAAAATTTTATGTGGATAAATGTGATATTTTAGTAGAAGCCTTTGATGAAAAAAATATGAAAGAACTTCTAATGGAAAATTCCAATGGAAAATATTTTATTTCTGCCAATGGAATAGGTGGAGATAATTTAGAAAATATAGAAATTAAAAAAATTAAAAGAAATTTTATTGTAGGAGATTTCCACAGTGACATAAAAAATTTTAATACCCATTGCTCTAAAGTTATTTATATTTCTGCAATTATGTCCAATATAATTTCTAAAATTTTAAAGGGAGAAATAAATGAATAA